ttgtttttttttgttttttgtttttgtttaaacaGGTGCATATATAAACAACAAGCAACAACTACACACTGGCCACAAAGGCCAAAGTATTGGCAGCACGCCTATAGTAGTACAACCCATTCATATCAGCATCCAGCAACACATTTAAATTAGCTGATGGAGAAgtatcaaaaacaacaaaattttccatCATGGAATAACCCTTCTTAGCCAGGGTCggccctagacattttggggccTTAGGCGAGAACTAAAAAtgaggcttttttatttttattttttaaaagtttttcatattcaaatgcatattttctagtagaaatttctaatcaaacaatatatttataaagactaaaataaaaaataactttcaagtgtagagtaaatgagaaatagaagaacctgatttatataaaaagtattgttgtaATTTCACTgaacaataacaagtttttagcaatttcaacttgcataaataaagacttattcaatatattacctctaactaaaaaatatatataaaaacacaagattaaaattaaaaaaaaaattaagcacaagcataaaaaaaatttaagcataaCCATAACACAAAGCTTATTAATAAGACCCACCtaaaaaaagcacaaaacaaatcatatcTAATATTTATAACACATAACagtataacccaaaaaaaaaaaaaagtaggctttatttttttttaaaaaaaaggcccAAACAACGTGAAACACATCCAAGCAGAGGAAGGCAGAGGAAGGTGGCCCAATTTTTTATCTTAAGTTACTTAAGTCCAACTGTCCAAGCAAATAAAACGTGTAGAGATTAGAGAAAGTTTGAAGCCAAGCAcccattcatcaaaaaaaagaaaaaagaaaaaaaagaagccaagtGTTGAAGCGCACTACTTGATAGCAGAGTCGCAGACTAGAGATGAGAGAACTCAAAACCCAGAGGCTAGAGCAGAGGCGCAGAGGCAAGCTTGCTTGAGATGAGAAGGATTAGGAATCAGAGAGGCGGAGAAAGGCAAGCTTGCTTGAGATGAGAGAGGCCAAAGGCGGAAAGCAAAGAGAAAGAGGTAGAGCTGCAGAGGGATTTGAGGAatggtaaaactaaaaattttagggatttgagttgttttatttgttttgatttgtggttATTCTCTTAGACCGGATTTGTAGTTTATCTTGttcatttttggtttgttttgagaataataatgttatttttagaCAATGATTTTGTTTAGAACCAATGTATAACCAGATctactaaaatttttattttttagttaaaaggATGTGCTGAAAATAAGGctttatatgaaaatatatatttttttgcccCTACTAcctaatttttttctaaaattttggggcctCTCTTCCACTTaggggccttaggcaattgcTTAATTGGCCTAGTGGAAGGGCCGGCTCTGTTCTTAGCCAAAAAGTCGGCGCAACTCTAGTGAGATCTTCCTTCACTATAAATAGGCTTGAAAGAGTGAGCTAGCTCTTGATCTCTCTCTAGTGAGATCTTCATTCACTACAAATAAAATTCTCTATTGTTGTACCCAAAAGCCTCTCCTTAAAGAAACCCCAAATTATTCTTTCCTTCTATATGgctcaacttaaaaaaaatcttcttgtcttttttttgCTCTCTATACACTCattgtacatttttttcaatctttgcacatttctctcactctctctctctctctctctggtatTCATCACGCTCAattatatctttatatttataataactCTAGCTGCCTCTTTTTCCAAGTTCTCCTAGAATATCACATATTATCATTTCTAAAAACAATAGGATGCTTTGCTAGCGGCATAGTTTTATGAGCCATtgacttaattaaattatgggtTGTACTTGGTGCACATGGACCCAACACAACCTCCCTTAAGGTTTATTGAAGTTACACTTCTTCTAAACGTTTCCTCAATAACGCTCCTCCCTTTTAAGGTTTGAATAAATGCAACATTTAGGTTTTCATTTACTTCAAATAGATTCTTATTAAATtataacgaatgcccttaggacATTAGTTAACAATCCAAtataggaaagttttgacatcattttttatgggaaataaaaaaaactgtcaaaatattaattgttttattttcttttcccataaaaactttctttaaatggtttattaatTAATGCCCTAATGACATTTATTAGCATTTCCCAATTATAAATACCTCAAGAGGAGAGTATCATCTCTATTCAAAAGTTTGCATAGGAGAGCATGTCATTTTTCTATAAATCTTAACAAAGGTGGTGTAACTATCCATATATTAATTAGTAGGcaatataaaaaacaattattaatcattcattaaaaaaagagcaaacaattaggattcagatcctctagagttcttagggtactctaccagtagagttcattaaatcctaacaactctttaatgatttaatggtttagattctgccatatcagcatttcattaataatattcttgaaataataaaataatgttgtaaacaaaacaattaagatgattgttaatgaaatgctgacatggcaaaatctagacccttaaatcattaaagagtggttaggatttaatgaactctacttggtagaataccctaggaactctagaggatctgaatccaaacAATTATTATTTAGGAGTTTACGGCTTACAGGAAAATTGTCCATCATTAATTAGAAGTGGATCAAAATGGCTATTGTGGAGACATGGTATAATTGGACTTAAACCCAATAATTCACacaaattctaaacaaaaaaggGTCATACTAACGAATGCCATTAGAGCATTggttaataatataatttaggaaagttttgacaccatttttatggaaaatgaaaaaaattgtcaaaatattaattgttttattttcttttcccataaaaattttctttaaatggattattaaccaataccctaagggcattcattagcatttcttaacaaaaaaataggTCATAAGTTATAGGGATGCCAACTCATTTAAGTCCAATAAGTTTTTGACCTAAACTTGACTGGGTTGAATATGTACTCGACCCAACTTGCTCATAAgcctttattataaaatttcatgttttggttgactcattttcaatgtatgtttgtataataaagttatattacattttttatattgtagatGGAAATACTAATAACATTACTCGTCAACCTAAAAagcaattttcaaatatatatatatatatatatatatatatatatatatatatatatatatatatatatatatatatatagtgttgcATTTACTACAAACATTTAGTAGTATAATCATAAGTTCATTATAGATTTTCTTGCTAattgtttatttctttctatcgtatttttttcttaaattaagttttatatactatatgattttttattagtattttttttttatcttaaaatttttaacttatttactTATGCACAACTTTTTAAAAgccttaaaaaaaactataaatttgCCAATTTTGAGCAAATATTCTGGGTTGACTTGATGTGTCAAGTTTGAGTATAAATTATTGGAATAGCAACCTATTTTAATCCAATAAATTTTAGACCTAATACCTGTCGAAATGATGCCAAAACTAAATCCGATCCACCAGTTTGCAATGTCTTGgcttaaagaattttattgtattttttgtttttttaataagtacTTTATATAGTTATACAAATACTACAAACCATTTGAAAATAGAGTTTGACTTACcttcaatacttttttaactcgaaatgtcattttcttttaaatatacaataacaAGTGGTAGTGTGTTTTAATtcccacattttatttagttagtggatgATATGACAgtctctcattaaaacaaaaaaaagattcatttttaaaaaaagtactgGAAGTAGActaaacttttgaaaatatcAGTAACCGTTAACtgtttttcatttgaaataaatcaatagtgattcataataaatatatatatatatatatatatatttttaaatccaACAATGAGTGGTGACTCCAACACTCTCAAGAATAACGACTGTTGTTTTTGCATACCTCTATTATAAGCCATTTAAGACGATAAACAACAATCATTTCTAATCATTAAAATGATGTCTCTGAGTAGGGGTGTGtatgggttggattgggttgggttgaggagttttttcaacccaaccaaACCATGGTGAGTTAATCCAACACAACCCAACTCATTATAGGAGTCTAACTCAACCCacatggattgggttgggtcaggttggACCCATGAGTTGCAcctttttgtttaataataataataacaataataataataataataataataataataattgtgttattattattattattattattattattattattattattattattattattattattaaattgagcattagaacaccaccaccacaaaataagaacaaatttatAGCCAAATAATCATGAGAAGAACTTAGGGCTTGGGTTTTATTTAAGAAgaggggcaaaaaagtaattagcaaaattatataatatatatttttaatatattaaatataggtggGCCAGGTCTGGTTATGTGGATTTGTAAACCTGAaccattgtaaaaaaaaaaaaaaaaaaaaaatcatgacctGACCCAATCCACCAACCCTTTAAAACCGACCCAATCCAATAGGTTGGGTTAGATCGGGTCGGTTTTGACGGGTTCACTGGACACCCTATCTCTGAGCTTTAAATCTCTTTTCTAGTTTTTTCcgttattcttttttattaattatgataTGTCATTGgtctagtttttatttatttatttttcaatttaaactatagttattttataagaaaagtgaaataattttttttgagaaacaaaggaAAGTGAAATAGAATACATGGTAAGTCAAGATTGGTGGAgtataaagttataaaaaaaagggataagATTTGTATTAGTAAAATCTGAATACAAATCCTCTTATTAACTTTTTGTGTTCCACTTATGCTCCACAAATTATGATATAAGAATGCTAGAGAtgcaaactattttataaataatattacaaactgttgatgtagtgagtgattattgataagtgaaaaagtaatattaatggtGAGTctagataaaaattaataaaaaattgactacattaatagtttgtaaaaatattgtaaaatagtttataactGTAATCTTActcattatttaatttttttttcattgtaaacTTTGGTCCCTTAGCCCCAAAGTGTTTGGCATGCTTAGAAAACCCAACTATTTAGGGTGACATCATTAATTGTCTTATCTTCTTTTAAAAAGTTAGAAGTTTCCTAAATTACCctttaacaaatttataaaaaatttaaacaaccatacatataaaaaaatatttttttttttccaatgttCAATTGTCAAAGTTATTGTAGATTACAAACTCTATCTGTGTACTATTTCAATTGCAAACTTTATTGGTTGTAGATTAAaaatttatcttcaaatttaaattctaaaacagCCAATCCTCATCCaaattcaatctttttttttttttgagaaactcaTCCAAATTCAATCTTTACCTTCAATTTCAAATAACTTTTGattctatataaaataaaataaaaatctttgaATCAAACTTTAATACAAGTGCCGATAAATTCTTCATGGGCATAATAAGAAtgttaataaaataagagattaaattttataaggacTTAGTGTAAACCCTTTAGTTTACACTCTCCAATAAGGACATGCTATATCATCATATTATTAAAGCATAAATACATTTGATTATAGAGAATAAAATCTCAATAAACAACATATTTCAGGTTTTAagtaaaatgttgatgtggtgtTATTAGGTGTGTGGTAGGATGTATTGAGTTTCAAGTAAAAAGCTGATATAACAATTTCTTATTGGATGATATAAAATATGGGTTTTACTCTTCATCCTTGCCAAATTTGGACTCATAAAACAATGGGTTTTGATGTTTCAAAGTGGACTTAATTTTGGGATATCCACTTTGAAACAATtgatgtcttgatctgatgataaagagctattattagaagtggacgccataggttaaaactttcttcaaaatttttttgggatatcccaaaataaaataaaggccAAATAATTTAGGATATAAAGAGTATTTTAAAAGAAAGTCAAATCATACGTGAAAAATTGTAATCTGTAGagtataaaatagaatataaaaaatagaataaagtaTTTGTAAATgattctcaattaaaaaaaaaaaaatcttgtgaTGAAGGGGGGGACAGGGTGGTTTTATATTACACGTAGTAGGGACAATTGAATAAGATTCTTTTAACGATTGTGACAAAGCCCCGCAagttaagaagaagaacaagagcGTCATCATCAAGGAATTAATATATTTGCTAGGTAAGCTAAAACTTAGCTTCCAAAAGGATTATATACAAATTATAAGCATTATTACTTTTGGTCCACTAAAAGATTCTGGCTTTTAACCAAGCatcaaaaagaagaacaaagacGGGTGGAAGGACATAACCTTGTGTACTTCGTCAGTAAATTATGCCATTCTATATTGCTTGAAAGCAAAATAGGGATTAAaatcttttaaagtttttaGATAACTTTATGGTAAggttattaaaattatttcattcattttaaatattgcattttatcaagttatcaatatttatttcctcaaaaaaaaaaaagttatcaatatatattttaaaaatatttatatactaTTTATGTAAATTatcaatgatataaaaaaaaaaatcaatttattcaTGGATAAGATTTTAACAACTCCAGAGGATCCTAATCTAGCTACAAGATAGTGTGTCAATTACTATAACTTTCTTATGAAATcatcatttgttattttttttttagagagttttagcTTATGACTTCCGttcctaatgatagctcttgATTATAgaaccaagacactaatcagtttttgatggGCGAGAATTGAACCCTAAATCTTTTACCCAATTAttagaaactttaccaattaagttaACTGAAACTCACATCAATCATTTGTTAATTAGTGTGAACAAAAAAAACCAACTCATCGTATTATAAACCCCATTTAAGTTATAATATTAAGGATATTTTTGGTAAACTATAATAAACactgtaatataataattatttatatagtttAACTATTCGGTAGTttgcttatatttttattaaagagaTAGTCATTCTCTAtaaataactattctttaaaatgaggaataattattcttcTCTAATAAGGTTGTAATATATATCTATTGTGTCATTTGTGtgtaacaatttttaaaattaatatattctcaaataaacaaacttttcatatgtatataacaattatgaaaataaaaaataactaatgtctctctcaaatttaaaaataaatattatttttttaaagaaatatgaTTCTTAATTTTATCatatgttttattataatattacaaCTCACAACCAAATTTATGAATATACttagttattccattacaacatattttatttctagtaataaaaaatttaattcttaatATTCTAATCCATATTTAGTGTACAAAACATATCCTACGTTTGGAAGGAgaaaactttttagatacaaaaTAGTGCTATGATATAATAAGTTTTGCGAGAAGAATATAGGAAATGGATGTTTAAAACCTATAATTCAAGCTTCCAAGAACTTGATATGTTACAAATTAACTCATggatataaaaaattaagaatgaaaagaaaatatatgttAAACCTCCCAAAGTGCTACAGTGTTGTCCACAAACATGCCATGAAATCTTGATGAAATGTAGAGTTTAGATTATATATAAGtcattcttctcaaaaaaaaaaaaaaaaaaaaaaaaaaaaaaaaaaaaaaaaaaaaagagaaagaaagaaagattatATAAGTCAGGTTTGCACGTAAAATGGTCCAAAACTCCCGAGAAGATTAAAGAACCCAACAAATACCCACTAGCAGTGGTGCGATGTGTGACTTGACATTGTTGAAAATCAAGTAGAATATCTTATCTTTGAACGTTCCAAAGCGCAATAACTTCATCACTGCCAGGGTGTAGTGTCTGAGTAAAGCAAAGCAACCCAAGTTGCAAGACTAGTACAGAAATTCTCAACCGTAGCTTGCTCCATCGTAGGAAAGTGGACTCAGatttatacacttttttattttatattttttatatttcattttaaagGGGAGAGAGGGATGGAACTAATACACACAACCCCATGTCTAATATCAAACTTTACagcttgtgtgtgtgtacatatatatatatatatatatatgtgtgtgtgtgtgtatctgtATAGGATTTGTTTGGACTAATATATTAGTATCAAAACTTGGTTTATCATTGTCAGTTTTGTAGTTCAATGGTTGACATCTAGTGTTTTCAAAACATTTATGGTTCAAATTCCCCTCCtttattgtaactattaaattttaaaaaaaatatataaaaaacagaacaaaacTTCATTGGCAATTTAGTTatatacatgtcaaataaaaatgagaggACAAGATTCAAAATTCTCAGAGCTTACATTAATTAGTGGAACAACTTTAAAGTTTTCCCAAGTTCAAATGGCCCTGATCTTGAATGGCTGAACCCATAATGTGAAGGTCACTTAATGAATTACAGTGTTTATTGtgtacaattaattaattacatgCTATTATAATTAAGTGCACACATGCATAACCAAATGCAAATGTGTGCAAATTGGATCATCTTGCCTATATCTCTTACTCAGCATTTCCTGCAACCTGAAAAGAAATGATCGATAAGCGCACAATGTGTTGAAAAAGACATCATTCTTATCTATACAATATACATCCTCGTTCACTTTTTACTTTATACAATTCAATAACTTGAAACATCAAAATCACATAGTAGATATATCTATTGCGAGATTGGAAGTTGCAATTTGACGTCACCATGTCATCATGACTGAATAAGGAAAAACTGGTGAGAAGGAATCAGATTATTCTGCATGATAGGATTTTATTGTGCAACCTCACTCTGAAAGCGTTACCTTCATCTCCCCCAAAGTCTGATTCCTTCAAGTGTAACAGTGCAGGGTAAACAGCCATTGTAGATAACAAGTgatataataaagaaaatgccaCAATATATATGTTGATTATATGCTGTTTTTGGTATTTCTCCATATCTTGGAAAAGTTTTTAGttggtttgtaaaaaaaaaaaaaaaactggcatATTTATTTCTAACCTGGAAATAATCTTAAAGAAGATTATATGCTTCCAGATATTTAGCTGATGGACCACAACCCATTCAGATTTTTTCATACCTATCTACAAAGTACAAATTGCAACACAAAAAAAGTACCCTTACAACTGATATATATAGACCCCTGATCTTGTACTAAAATTCGTACTCAAAATTAGAATTAGTGATCAAACTTCAGGTTAACATGGAGGCAAATCGCGGCAAGCGCAGAGGGTTCGTTAAGGGAAAGTTGATGCCATTCTATAGAACGGCTAAGCCTTCCTCAACTGTTCAATATACTACAAAGGTTAAGCCAAGCCAGTCTTCTCCATCAACTGCTTCAGTAGAGTTTCTGGTCCACCAGGACTACTATGTGTTTGCTCAGCCTAAACAGAAGGTATCATTTATAGTACAGGATAACAGCCGTGACTTAATAAGTCCAAATGATAACCTCTATGGTATGCCTGGTGATGAAAGCGTCGATACGAAGGCTGCAAGTTACATATCTTCTGTTCAAGAACGTTTTAAGCTTGAACGAATCAACTCGGAATGAAAGATGTGTCAAGAAATGCAGTAGTGGTCATGATTTCCTTTATCCTGATAGCATGTATTAGAGTGATGGCTTGGTCTTGTAATAAGGCCTTTATTACCCGGAGAGAGAGTGTTAATTGTGTAGAGAATTAAGATGTATTGTATTTGTTTCATGTATCTCCATGCTTAGTAGTCTATGTTGGTTAGTACTACATCTAgttcaagaaaagaaattcttacTAAAAGttcgtttagaccccttaaccaggtagtttaacctaattaattaactaagtgattacttagattaattttcagatttaggttaaacacaaatatattatatcatgcaaagatgaagaaaagtaaataataccACGATATGATGATCCTGGAAAACCGATGAAACTAaccatttcaaggtaaaaacctgaggaggatttgacctaattatcctcaagataaaccaaatccactataagagaattaaaGTTTTTACAAAGGATTTAACCCTATATCTAATGCTACCTCCAGTAGTaacttactaacacgaccacGTGTAAGCTCCGAATCCAtggactccttctcttcttggatttacagCAACACAAGCTgccttgcttgtgactttgagatcccactcaaagttttgagatcccactcaaagttTTGAGATCACCTTCACTTGTTAATCTTGATGCAATAACTAGTTCTACCAATCCTTGATTGTAATTTTAACTCTGGTAgattcttgtgtagttagaaggtgcaaaacctctcaaatctcacaatgAGTAATACACAAgccttgcttgtgactttgagatcccactcaaagttTTGAG
This genomic stretch from Castanea sativa cultivar Marrone di Chiusa Pesio chromosome 1, ASM4071231v1 harbors:
- the LOC142635063 gene encoding uncharacterized protein LOC142635063, which translates into the protein MEANRGKRRGFVKGKLMPFYRTAKPSSTVQYTTKVKPSQSSPSTASVEFLVHQDYYVFAQPKQKVSFIVQDNSRDLISPNDNLYGMPGDESVDTKAASYISSVQERFKLERINSE